The sequence below is a genomic window from Anopheles cruzii chromosome 3, idAnoCruzAS_RS32_06, whole genome shotgun sequence.
CCGCTGTTGTGATATGCTGCCGCGCTGCACAGTACTCGAAAGTAGCGGAAAGTATCGCTTTCCAGTGGAGCGGAAAGAAACGATCAACCCGCGCGGCCGAGGATCCCAACGCGCGCACAATGTTGTTGTTACATATTTTCGCTTCACCCGCTCCGTCCGGgcttttcgattgttttgtacggcaaaaagtggaaacaaattcatcatcttctttttttggtttcgtgttccgtccggtccggtccgggtttgGGGCGCTCGATTCGTTTCGTGGTGATGAGAGGAAGATGAAGATtatgatgctgctgcgcggcCACACCGCGGCGCAGAGTGATTTGATTTGCACTTCCCTGTCTGTGCTCATGCAACACACCGAGCGGCAACGCAGTGCGAGATGATGTAAGAGTGCGCGCGCCCGATGCTCTTGATCCAGTTGTGGCTTTTCTTCGGCCGGTGCCATTTTGCTTAATTTGTCTTAAGTTTTCCGAGCCACCCCGTGGGGGGGTTCCCATCCACCTTCGCTTGCCTCTTCCGTTCGCACccggttcgattgttttcccgATAGGCGTTTTTCCCCCCGTTGTGCTTTGCTTAAGCTTTTTGTTCGGCCCGAACCCGGCTTCCTTTTGGGCCCCGTTTGCCACCACGGGTGTGTGTCTGCTCGCGGTCGCCTGGAGCCCGTTTCCTTTGCATTCTTCTCTTCGCATTTCCACACTCTCCATTGTTCCGGGGAGGTGTGGCTGGGTCCGCCAACCCACCTGTGggcttttatttattgttttggcTCGTGGTGTGAAATTTATGCTTGCTAAATATTGGCCACCCCTTCACTGCATGATGGACCCCCGCGCCGCCTAAAGATGGTGGCCTTTGCCACAACTAAACAAAGTGTGAAAAGCCAACCGTATTTGAGGGCCAACAGTATAGTGTTGCGCTAATGAGGCCATTTTGCAATCAATGCAAGACACAATCGGGTGGGAATCGCCCAGAGGGTGCCAAGATTTCCTTCTCGATGGTTTAGttatagtttttttgttgatgATGCATGGCCCATAGATAGGTTTCATTTGCATAACGCCGAGGGTGTACCATATGAGctaatggaacggaaaatgcaTACAAAATGAAGCGTGGAACGCAATTTTCACGGCCACCGTGTGAGGTGGCTTATTACCTCACTTGGGAACCAACTCTTAACGCTCGGAGCGTTGTAATGCCCTAAGGTCACAGATCACTTCTAGTCCGATGTGAATCTAGTAAAGTTCGAAACTGCGCTGGGAATGGCTGTCTCAAAAGCATTAATTTATTCGACTTTTTGTCGGCGCTGGACATCAAGTTCCCTTACCTAAtcggcgaccgaccgatgagTTGGTCCAATCTCTTCCTAATGGCCCACACTATACAGGTCGCTTCTGCACAATTTGTCTTCCCGATCGTGGGATGCAAAATGCGGAGTGCCGGTCGGCTTTTGTCGTCACCTTGTCTTCGAACGACGGTTGAGTCACCGTCACTCCGTTTTTTGCTCCGTGCACTTCTGCTCTAGGTTGGGCGGCCCCGTGAGCCCGGTGAGCCAATCAGGTCGTTAACGACGTCTCGCCCAGATGTGGTTTTGTGgtgtggcccttttttcttctcataACTGCACTGCCTTTGCGCGGTCTCTAATTCACACATTGTTGTTGCGGCGCAGGAAGAAAAACCTTCGATGGCACCTTTGGCCCCACCCGGACGTTGGCGTACGACAAAGATCGGAAACGATTGCATTTCCGTTCCACATGGGCCGGTgtcgcccggaaccgggccaggTTTGTTGTCACAACTAATGACGTTCTCATGTCAGTTGCGGAACGTGAGGCCGCCGTCTTCGCGAGCGAAATTGTCTCCCACTTACCGGTGGGACGGTTATtcttttaattgtttgttgtgcGTCCCTCGTCCGCCACACAATTATTGCGCCAGACAATCCGTCACACAACCGGCACAAGAGAGTAGAGGTTGCCGGTGACGCTCAAACGAGCGCGAACCCTCTTCGGGGTCCGCTTGCCGCCCGGTCTCGATCAATTACGTGACGGTTCGCTCCAGACAAACTGGTCTTTAAAGACCACGGCAGCAGATGACGACAGCGGGCGGACCCGTCTTCTCGTCGATCGGGCGGCGGCATCGTTTGAGTCATCGCTGTGGCTAAAAGCCGAGATTGCATTTGAATTTCCATCCTTCAGGCGGGCGGCTCGTACGGGTTGGCTCGTAAAATTATGTATTTTATGTTCAAACTAAAGAGGATGACGAAAGCGGAGTGATTCAATCGGCAGCGATCCGATAATTCACACAAACCCGGGTCAATAAAACCCCGGGGGCCAGGACACCGGTTCTGCCGACATCTGCTGCATAAAATTGGTAAACAAACTGTGAAACGTGTTTGTTGATGAACGACCATTGAATTGCTGAACTCATTGGCCATTTTTAGAACCAACCGACCTGCGGCGCAAATTAACTCCCAAACGGCCATCCTAGAGAAGAGAGGGTTATTCTGTGCGCGCGCTCCGACAAGCGCAAGATAATTGTGGCAACTCTCTTGAGTTTGCCAGTGACATTTACATTAACCACTTGCCGTCGAAGAAAACCCCGGGCCCTCTTGTGGGGCTCTTTGTGTTGAAGCGGCGAGACCGTGTTACGTCCACTCATTGCCCATCGCCATTATTaaagttttctttatttccccCTCGCACAGGTCCAGCAAGGCGGAGAAGAATGCCGACGGTTTGCAGGAGATCGAGCGGGAGGTCGACCGGTACAAGGACATCTTGCAGAACCTCAACAAGCGGATAGCGGCCAATGTGTCGGCCGGGCAGCCGCAGGACGCGGTGGCGCGCGAGAAGCGCTGCAAGAAGGTGCCCGAGTTCCAGCTCGGCCAGCTGATGGAGGAATCGGTCAAGGATCTGCCGGTCGGCCTGCTGAAGGATGTGCTGGATACGTGCGGTAAGAGGGGGCCCGCCGGGGGATCAGCTTTAGTGCGACCGGGACCGAGCTAATGCTCCACTTTCACTCCTTCTTTCCAGCGCGCGTCGAGAAGCGAATAGCGACGGAGATCGTGAACAACGAGGTAAACGTGGAGAACTCCGTCAGCAAAAACCTCAACGACATCATCGAGCGGCACTTGGCCACGATCCAGAAGCAGAAGCGCGTCGTCACCAAGTGCCACCAGGAGTACGAAGCTTCGCGGCAGAAGTATGATGTAAGTATGGGCATTGACTCATCCGCGACAGTGAGTTTCTCtgtccctctcgctcgctcggaatGGCAGACACGAACGATGTGCAGTGCGAAACATGAGTAATGTGCAATAgcgatcgtcgtcgctgcGCTCTCCGCGGTCCACGGTAGCAAAAAGGGGAACGAAGAGCCACGGATTACAGTTATGATTCACCGATGTGCAGTTCTCGTTCCTCTTCCCCGATGAACGCCCTTTTACGCCCTTTTAAGCTTTTTAGTACCGGCAATGATCCGTGCCGAATGAACGGTGTGGTGCAGTTCTTTGAACCTCCTCGTTTGCCGTGTGGTGTTCGGGAGGGAGCCGGCCAATGAAACATCCACACCCCAAGTAATCGATGATGGGTTGCCTTTTAAACGTACCGTTCCAGTCCGCGCAGCGCAACAGCGATCAGGCGGGGTACCAGGCGAAGATCACGCAGCTGAAGGACGACCAGGAGGAGTTGCACACGAAGCTGGAGAAGGAGCGCGATCTGTACGAGTCGTACATGTacgagctgctggcggaggaGGAAAACATTGCCCTGTTCGTGAAGGAGTACGTCCAGCACCAGGAGCTATACTACACGTCGGCTCTGCGCGAAATACAGCACACGATGCGCAGCATGGACGGCTTGTTCCGTAAGTTCCGGTGTTCTGAGCACAGAAATTCGGACCGGTCGGTTTCTGATTCTCtgatttttcttctcgtttctcgctcgctccgtcgtcgttgtgtggCGCAGGGCGGAATAATAAGCAAATCTTCAACACGCCATTGCGCGATCATCTGAAGGCGACGAATCGTAAGATCGCTTACGTGATCGAGCTGTGCGTCTGCTGTCTGCTGGAGAAGGGCCTCTACGAGGAGGGGCTGCTGCGGGTTGGCTGTGGTAAGTTCCATGGGGCGCTCCAATCCCGTTTAATGTAAACTCCCTGGTtaggtgtttttctttcccttcttTCCCGCTGCTTGTTTTGACCGTCGGTTGAGTCAGCAAACCGAgaatgatgttgatgatgaacgGAATGCGCTTGAACTCTCGCGTGCAATATTCCACAACAAATGTAGATTTATGCCCAATAGAGCCGCGGGTGCGCTCGCGCGGGTTTATATTAATGATCGCGGAACGTGACAATCATGGCCGGTGAAGCATTTGATAAAATGATTCGGAATGCTGATAATAGCTGatgtttctgttcgttttCTCGGAAAGTTTAACCTTCCGACGGTCATGGCAAAATAATATTGTAAACAAACTCAGTTCTCTTTAATGGCCGCACTTTATAAGTCGGGGCTCCCATAAACCTTGAACCAGATccggggtttgtttatttacggCGCGTTTCGGGGCGTGACGAATTTTTATAGGGAACAGTCGAATGGTTCATTGACGTTACCATCTTTTTCACGCTTATTTTTAGCTTCCTCCAAACTGCGGCGCATGATTTCGGCGATCAACGCAAACTACGTATCGCCCCCACTGGCGGACAAGTACAGTGATCCGCACGTCGTGGCCGGCGTCCTGAAGAAGTACCTGCGCAGCCTTCCGGATCCGCTGCTAACGTTCGACTTCTATCCCGACTTCGTGACGGCCGCCCAGAAGCCGAGCGATGCGCAGCGCAAGGCCGCCATCCTGGACATTGTGAACCAGTTGCCGCGCGAAAACTACGACAATCTGCGCTACCTGACGCGCTTCCTCGCGTATCTGGCCGAGAAGAACCAGGAAAACAAGATGTCCCCGCAGAACATTGCGATCGTCATGTCGCCGAACTTGCTGTGGTCACCGAACGAGAACGACAACTACATGGACCAGGTGAACAGTACGGCCACGGTCAACACGATCGTCGAGGCGCTCGTGGCCGACTGGTCGTTCTTCTTCGATGGCGAGGTGAGCTTCTACGTCAGCATGACCCGGGACGCGCTGTTCCCCGACAATGGTGGCTTTCCGTTCGACAAGGAGCAGCACGTGCGgagtgccggcggcggcggcggcggtggtgagcTGATGTCACGGTCAATGTTCgtgacaccgacgacggcaacgacggcgcccaccgtcggttcgatgaTGACCGCAGGCAGTAGTCAGGATGAGCTCCGGTTCGGCCGTGGCGACGGTGGCaaaggcggtggcggcggaggacatggtggtggtggtggtggaggcagAGGCGCAGCAGGAGGACCAGCATCACATTCCCGCAGCAGTAGTCACGATACTAGTCTTATTCTAATcaaccacaacagcaacagcagcagcagcaacagcaacaccaacaacaacagcagcggtggtggtaaCGGCGGAAGTACCGATCAGCTCAAGTACCGGAGTCAATCGAACAGCTCGCTATCGGACCATTCCAGTCCACCGCAGGAGGAGAGCAGCCCGAAACTACCGATCAGGCGCAAGCACAACAAGCAAGTGGCCCCGACGCCACCGGACGCCGCTAGCGTTTATCACGGGCGCGGAGTGCGCGGAGAGTTGAACAATAAGCTTCACGCGAGCAACAGCTACTTTAGGCAGCTGAACAGCAAcagttcggcggcggccggtggaaCTAGCCACGGTGGAGACGGAGACGAAGGGTTTGCCTCGCTACAGCACCACGCGTACCGGCAGGCGCAGGCCGAGTACGATCGACACGCGCAGCAGGcaaccgtggccgccgccacgccgtTGCTGCGTGCCGAGAGTCACGACAATCTGCTGAAACTGAAATCGAGCGGCCATGGCGGCGACAGTGCGGTAGAGAAAatggcgccaccgccacggccggccgccaTCAGCGTGGACAGTCAGGTGCTGGGTAAGCTGAAGGCCAGTGTCGCCGCGAATGCCGCACCAACGCCGCACCAACAACCAAAGCAACCAAATGCTCCCAATTGtgatagtagtagtagtagtaaggagaacaaggaaaacaacaatcggggaacggcagcagcggcgtccGCATTTCCTCCGCCCACAAAGCCTGTCGCCCTGCCCCGCACGACCATTCTCGGGATGagttcgtcgtcggccgccccTGCGAAAGCGACCAGCGGGAATGGCAACAGTGGCGCAACCAGCGACAACAGTGACGGTGGCGATTCCGCGTCCAATTCCGCGGCTGCGGTGGTGATCCGCGAGAAACCCGTCATCCCGGAACGACCTGCCACGCTGCTGCGGCCGATGAGCTTCAAGGGCTCGATACCGGAGATATCGAAAGTGAGTGAGGGAACGAACACCGTCATCAGTGGGCTCTCGCTGGGCAGTGGAGGGTCCACTTCGCTCAAGAAGGCGCAAAGTTTCCGCGGAGAAACGTCCACCGGGAGTAGTGGAGGTTccagtggtggcggtggcggcggcatcatTCGGTTCGGCGGtggttcggcttcggcggcgTCGGGAAACAATGGCACGGTGGTGGAAAAGTCCACGGCCGATCTCGGGACGCTCGAAAGGACGCAAATTTACAATATCGACAAGCAGCAGGTTGCCTTCATCGATGTGGTCAGTGAGGAGGATACGGTGGGTAGAGTGACCGGTCCGGTGAGGGGCGGATCGACACGAAAGGAACGGCCCGAACCGTTACCGGCCAGCACTGCGGTGATCCTCGACACCATCGCCGTGCCACAGGGAACGCCACCGTTGGCCATGATGGAATCGACCGGATCACTCGGGAGCGACATCCAGTCACCGGTGAATCCGGTGGCGACCACCGGCAACACTAGTCTACAGCACGTGCCGCAGTCACCGCGGGGAATGGACCCGAAAATCAAACGGCCACAGGTCCCagctccgccaccaccggtcgggCGACCAAAATCGTCCGACTCGACCGACTTATAACAGTTCGGGGAGATACTGATCTAGAATCCGGACGCCAGATCCGGAGCTTTACCGCCGCCGGATCTTTGCCGAGTGAAAAGTGTATTTAGCGCTGCATGGCGCCCGCGCCGCTCACCTTCGCTTGCCGCTGCATGTCACCTACCAGAATGTTGCCTTTGATTCTTCATTTTGCCTATTTTGTAtccatccgttccgttgcgccTCTTGATTTAAGATTAGCTTACAAAATCTAGACGAATTGCTCGATGGCGGTGCTGCTTACTATTAGAAGTGGTGCCTCCTGGTGCCCGTTGATCGGTGACCGGCGGCGAGCTTTCTACGGGGTCTTTACGAAAGTtacgaaggaaggaaggctGGTAGTACTAATAGAAAATGTCAAACATCACAAAACgtgcgaaatgaaaacatcaCAACACAACCCCGGCCTGTGCGGCCGCCCAGATTTTACAGTAATTTATTGCGAATTCAACTCCTTGTTCGGTGTGGCGGCACTTGGTGGTGTAGTGGTTTGCAGCGCTTCCTTTCGATTCAATCTGTTTAATTACTCACACTGCCTGCGCCACAACCGACATGACGTTTTCTCATTCCGTTCGATAATCGGACCATTCTGCTGCttccgctgttgctgctgacaATTCGGGCAATACTTTGGCGTCTCGCTTTTTATGTTCGGCTTAAATGgcgaaccgagaaccgagcgAGAAAAGTGGTAGCGAAATGTTGGAGCACAAAGAAcgataaatgaaacattacTTTTCATCGTCGGCCTGCAATCGCAATGAAAGCGCTCTACTAATTGGGAGCAGTGTCCAATAGGACGCAACCCGGCGACAAACCGAGTGGAAAGCGACGCTGTAATTTTCATTCGTCTCCTCTCCTTTCGGGCCTTTGATTAATGGCCGCCACCCGCACCGGCCTTTCCTCGGATGCTGACTaacggaaattgaatttttaccGAGACTCAGCCGAGCAGGCAAAAGAAACCCTCGTTCTCGTTCGGGCCATCCTTTTTGGGGAAGATTTTTACTTCCTACAGTCGGGGGGTCCAgccgtgcgtgtgcgcgtgccaaatgaaataaattgaaaactatCTTCGCCAGCGCACATTGACCAGTTAGTCGTCGTTGGGCGGgcaagaaaaccaaaaagctTCCACCATTATTAGTTTACTGCCGTTACCCATCCGGACCCCCGTGCATTGTGACGTGGTAAGAATAATGACTCGGGGAGCAGATTTTGAACTTCGCC
It includes:
- the LOC128273126 gene encoding uncharacterized protein LOC128273126 — its product is MYELLAEEENIALFVKEYVQHQELYYTSALREIQHTMRSMDGLFRRNNKQIFNTPLRDHLKATNRKIAYVIELCVCCLLEKGLYEEGLLRVGCASSKLRRMISAINANYVSPPLADKYSDPHVVAGVLKKYLRSLPDPLLTFDFYPDFVTAAQKPSDAQRKAAILDIVNQLPRENYDNLRYLTRFLAYLAEKNQENKMSPQNIAIVMSPNLLWSPNENDNYMDQVNSTATVNTIVEALVADWSFFFDGEVSFYVSMTRDALFPDNGGFPFDKEQHVRSAGGGGGGGELMSRSMFVTPTTATTAPTVGSMMTAGSSQDELRFGRGDGGKGGGGGGHGGGGGGGRGAAGGPASHSRSSSHDTSLILINHNSNSSSSNSNTNNNSSGGGNGGSTDQLKYRSQSNSSLSDHSSPPQEESSPKLPIRRKHNKQVAPTPPDAASVYHGRGVRGELNNKLHASNSYFRQLNSNSSAAAGGTSHGGDGDEGFASLQHHAYRQAQAEYDRHAQQATVAAATPLLRAESHDNLLKLKSSGHGGDSAVEKMAPPPRPAAISVDSQVLGKLKASVAANAAPTPHQQPKQPNAPNCDSSSSSKENKENNNRGTAAAASAFPPPTKPVALPRTTILGMSSSSAAPAKATSGNGNSGATSDNSDGGDSASNSAAAVVIREKPVIPERPATLLRPMSFKGSIPEISKVSEGTNTVISGLSLGSGGSTSLKKAQSFRGETSTGSSGGSSGGGGGGIIRFGGGSASAASGNNGTVVEKSTADLGTLERTQIYNIDKQQVAFIDVVSEEDTVGRVTGPVRGGSTRKERPEPLPASTAVILDTIAVPQGTPPLAMMESTGSLGSDIQSPVNPVATTGNTSLQHVPQSPRGMDPKIKRPQVPAPPPPVGRPKSSDSTDL